Part of the Halalkalibacter krulwichiae genome is shown below.
GCCCATTAACGCTGTTTTACGAATCTTCGTAGTTACAATGGCAATTTTAAAGCCTCTCTCATGAAGCTCTTTAATGGTTTCGTACACACCTTCATACTCAGTCACAAGTTCATCATGCTTTGCATGGTTAAATGTACGATACGTTTGAATCATATCGTCCACTCGTTCTGGATCAACTTTTTCAAAGCTGTCCTTTAAAGGAGGCCCGATAAAATCAATCACATGTTCTCTTGTATATTCACCAGGACGATACTCTTCAAGAGTATGCAGAAACGAGGCAATGATTAATTCATTTGTGTTAATTAAGGTACCATCTAAGTCAAATAACAAAGTATCAATGTTCATAAGTTGCTTCCTTTCTTTCGATCTCTTGTTTTTTCTCTAACTTCTTCCACACATATGCAATCGCAATTGTTAAGACGATGGCTGTAATCACTCGAATTAAAAGCAATGGCCACACGGGGATTCCTAGAGGAATGAAGATGAGTGTATCTTCAATGACCGCATGACACGCCACGAGAAAGATGAACACTAGGTACAAATCTTTCTTTTCTACTCCATCTTCTTTAACAGCTTGAATCATTACACCCGCTCCAAAAGCAAGGCCAAATAAAAGACCGGATGCTAGAGTAGTCGACGTATTCTCTTTAATTCCTAACATTTTGGTAAAAGGTCGCATTCCTTTTGAAATAAACTTCAGCCAATTTTTCTCTTTCATAATTTGAACGACAATCATAAGAGGAATCACGATCAGCGCCAGTTGTACAATTCCTAAAGATGCGCTCATTACCCCTTGCCAGCCAACTTGCAGCCAATTTTCCGCAACAGGCTGAGTCGTGTTGGAAACAAATCCGTACTGGGCGGTTTCCTGACCACCATTCCAAAAAAGATTAATTACAAAAGCAGAGAATAAAGCGAGACCGATTCTAACTGCCAGCACAACCGACATTCGGATGCCCACTTTCGCAGCAACCGCTGATTCGATAAACAAGTTATGAGAGAAGGAAAGCATGACTGCTAAAATGAAAACTTCCTTCACCGTTAACTCTAACGTTAAAATCGCACCGATTGCCGCATACAAATTAAGAACATTCCCTAGAACGAGTGGAATCGCAGCTTCTCCTGATAAGCCTATCAGTCCCATTAAAGGAGCAAGCAAATCGGCAAGCCAACCTAGAACGGGCGTGTACCCTAAGATTGTAACAATTAAGGTGATTGGAAAAATGATTTTTCCAAGCGTCCATGTTGTTTGTAGACCGACAAGTAATCCGCGCTTAAGCATCCCCATGCTACTCTCCTCCATCTCCATTATTTTTTCTTTTTCTTTTTGTTTTTGCTTTGTTTTTTTGTTGTAGGCAATGCTGGGTCAAAGTACCTCGGCGTATTTGATTGCATTCGACGATAAATAATCAGTATAACCGCGATTACAATCGCGATGATCGATACAACTTGAGCCGTCTTCAGCACACCACCGATCAACAAGTAGTCTAATCGTACTGCTTCAAGCCAGAAGCGTCCGAATGAATAGTAGATCATATACGTCATAAAGATTTCACCTTGGCGCAGGTTAAACCTTCTTAAATAAATAAGCAAAAGAAATCCTAACAAATTCCAAATCGATTCATATAAAAACGTTGGATGATAATAGGTTCCGTTGATATACATTTGATTAATAATAAATTCTGGTAACAGTAAGCTTTCTAAAAATTCTCTCGTAACAGGACCGCCATATACTTCTTGATTCATGAAGTTCCCCCAGCGGCCGATTGCCTGAGCTAAAATTAAACTCGGTGCTGTTATATCAGCAATTTGCCAAAATGAGTATCCACGTTTTTTACAGAAGAAATACGCTGTGAGCATTCCCCGATGACCCCACCGTGAATAGCTAGGCCACCTTCCCATATGTAAAAGACCCGTATCGGATCATCGGCAAATTGCTCCCACCTAAAGATTACGTAATATAGTCTTGCTGATAAAATGGCGATCGGTAAAGCAAATAAAAGCAAATCCGCATATGTATCTTTCGGAAAACCACGCTTCACTGCTTCTCTAGTTGCAATAACGTACCCGATTGCCACCCCTAAACCAATTAAAGCACCGTACCAATAGATCGTAAAAGGCCCTAATTGTAAAAACACCCTACTTAACGGTTCAATTGTTTCTTCCATTGTTCCACCTCACCTTACTTCCTTTGCCTTTAGAAAACTTAACGAAATTCGTCGTGATCTGCTTCTTCAATCACGTCTGTTAACCGCGATGAGAACTCTTGAGCGGCGTCATAGCCAAGACGCTTTAAGCGATAGTTCATCGCAGCCACTTCAATAATAACAGCTAAGTTACGACCAGGTCGAACCGGAACCGTCAACTTTGTAATTTCTGTATCAATAATCTTCATTTTCTCTTCATCAAGTCCTAAACGGTCATAAGCTTTGTTTTGATCCCATAGCTCAAGATGAATGCAAAGTACAATTCGTTTATATGGACGAACCGCTCCCGCTCCAAACAGAGTCATGACATTGATGATTCCTAGTCCACGAATCTCAAGCAAATGTTGGATTAAATCTGGAGAACGCCCTACCAATGTTCCCTCATTTTCTTGACGAATCTCGACCGAGTCATCTGCAACTAGGCGATGTCCACGGCGCACAAGGTCGAGAGCGGTCTCACTTTTACCGACTCCACTATTCCCCGTAATTAATACACCAATTCCATAAATATCAACAAGAACACCATGAACAGCTGTCATTGGTGCAAGCTCACTCTCAAGGTACGTGGTTATGCTACTACTTAAGCGTGTCGTTGGCATATTGGAACGCATAAGTGGTACGCCTACTTTTTCAGCGGCTTCAATTAACTCAGAAGGTACTTCTAACCCTCGTGAAAGAATAATCCCTGGTGTATCATATGTGCACAGCTTGAGCATTCTTTCTTCTTTTTCATGCTGCTTAAGATGTTCAAAAAAAGAAAGCTCTGTTCGACCTAATAACTGCAATCGTTTCGCAGGGTAATAC
Proteins encoded:
- the ppaX gene encoding pyrophosphatase PpaX — encoded protein: MNIDTLLFDLDGTLINTNELIIASFLHTLEEYRPGEYTREHVIDFIGPPLKDSFEKVDPERVDDMIQTYRTFNHAKHDELVTEYEGVYETIKELHERGFKIAIVTTKIRKTALMGLKLTGLDQYFDVVIGLDDVEKAKPDPEPLEKALKALGSSKETAMMIGDSHFDVQAGKNLGIPTAVVGWSIKGEERIRTFEADYILSNMRDLIAIVGADQS
- a CDS encoding nucleoside recognition domain-containing protein, translated to MGMLKRGLLVGLQTTWTLGKIIFPITLIVTILGYTPVLGWLADLLAPLMGLIGLSGEAAIPLVLGNVLNLYAAIGAILTLELTVKEVFILAVMLSFSHNLFIESAVAAKVGIRMSVVLAVRIGLALFSAFVINLFWNGGQETAQYGFVSNTTQPVAENWLQVGWQGVMSASLGIVQLALIVIPLMIVVQIMKEKNWLKFISKGMRPFTKMLGIKENTSTTLASGLLFGLAFGAGVMIQAVKEDGVEKKDLYLVFIFLVACHAVIEDTLIFIPLGIPVWPLLLIRVITAIVLTIAIAYVWKKLEKKQEIERKEATYEH
- the hprK gene encoding HPr(Ser) kinase/phosphatase; translation: MAKVTANDLLERFNLELIAGEEGIYRPITTSDLSRPGIEMAGYFTYYPAKRLQLLGRTELSFFEHLKQHEKEERMLKLCTYDTPGIILSRGLEVPSELIEAAEKVGVPLMRSNMPTTRLSSSITTYLESELAPMTAVHGVLVDIYGIGVLITGNSGVGKSETALDLVRRGHRLVADDSVEIRQENEGTLVGRSPDLIQHLLEIRGLGIINVMTLFGAGAVRPYKRIVLCIHLELWDQNKAYDRLGLDEEKMKIIDTEITKLTVPVRPGRNLAVIIEVAAMNYRLKRLGYDAAQEFSSRLTDVIEEADHDEFR